One window of Treponema denticola genomic DNA carries:
- the secE gene encoding preprotein translocase subunit SecE has translation MAKIGTFWKECIGELRKVVWPTASEVGSSVKVVLISTLIVAVFLGGLDAFFIACVGWIF, from the coding sequence ATGGCTAAAATTGGAACTTTTTGGAAAGAATGTATAGGCGAGCTTAGAAAAGTTGTCTGGCCTACAGCTTCTGAAGTAGGGTCTTCAGTAAAAGTAGTGTTGATTTCTACCCTCATTGTAGCTGTTTTTCTCGGCGGTCTTGATGCTTTCTTTATAGCTTGTGTGGGTTGGATATTTTAA
- the rplA gene encoding 50S ribosomal protein L1, producing MKHGKNYKNALAKYDSAASYELPKAVDIVKELKYAKFDETVEVHVSLTLGKGQSVRDTLVLPHQFRGEKKVLVFCTDDRVKEALDAGAAYAGSTEYIEKVKGGWLDFDIAVATPDMMKDVGRLGMVLGRRGLMPNPKTGTVTTDIASAINELKKGRVEFRADKGGVVHLPVGKVSMDSSKIVENVQALINETMRKKPADAKGDYIRSVSISSTMGPGVWVDYKVGE from the coding sequence ATGAAACACGGAAAAAATTACAAAAATGCACTTGCAAAGTATGATTCTGCAGCATCCTACGAGCTTCCCAAAGCTGTTGATATTGTCAAAGAGCTTAAATACGCCAAATTCGATGAAACAGTTGAAGTTCATGTAAGTTTGACCCTTGGTAAGGGACAGAGCGTTAGAGATACCCTTGTTCTCCCCCATCAGTTTAGGGGTGAAAAAAAGGTTTTGGTTTTTTGTACGGACGATAGAGTAAAAGAAGCTCTTGACGCAGGAGCTGCTTATGCCGGTTCTACGGAGTATATCGAAAAGGTAAAGGGCGGCTGGCTCGATTTTGACATTGCCGTTGCTACCCCCGATATGATGAAGGATGTAGGACGTTTAGGTATGGTGCTCGGCCGCAGAGGCTTAATGCCTAACCCCAAGACAGGAACGGTTACCACGGATATTGCAAGCGCTATAAACGAGCTTAAAAAAGGCCGTGTAGAATTCCGTGCCGATAAGGGCGGAGTTGTTCATCTCCCTGTTGGAAAGGTTTCTATGGATTCTTCCAAGATTGTGGAAAACGTACAGGCTCTTATCAACGAAACGATGAGAAAAAAGCCTGCCGATGCAAAGGGTGACTATATCAGATCCGTATCGATTAGTTCGACAATGGGCCCCGGTGTTTGGGTTGATTATAAGGTAGGAGAGTAA
- the rplJ gene encoding 50S ribosomal protein L10 gives MALRTKNPNRQKTEAIESIKNDVKASSAFIFTEYRGLKVEQITELRKKLRENACTYKVVRNNFARIAFEDADIKDVDSWLTGPTALAMIAEDANLAAKTLFEYAKDAPALVIKGAVVDGEIYDAKQIEAFSKLPGKKDLIAMFMSTVNATTSKFVRTLQAIVDKGGAQGAAPAEAKAEAPASEEKAADTPAEQPAESAPEAAPEA, from the coding sequence ATGGCATTAAGAACAAAAAATCCGAATCGCCAAAAAACCGAAGCGATTGAAAGCATCAAAAACGATGTAAAAGCCTCCTCCGCTTTTATTTTTACCGAGTACAGAGGCTTAAAGGTTGAGCAAATCACTGAGCTCCGCAAAAAGCTCAGAGAAAATGCTTGCACATACAAGGTTGTACGCAATAATTTCGCACGCATTGCTTTTGAAGATGCCGATATTAAGGATGTAGATTCTTGGTTAACAGGACCTACAGCCTTGGCTATGATTGCAGAAGATGCAAACCTTGCTGCTAAGACCTTGTTTGAATATGCAAAAGATGCCCCCGCTCTTGTAATTAAGGGTGCGGTAGTTGACGGTGAAATTTATGATGCCAAACAAATCGAGGCATTTTCAAAGCTTCCCGGCAAAAAAGATCTTATTGCAATGTTTATGTCTACAGTCAATGCTACAACTTCCAAGTTTGTACGCACCTTACAGGCGATTGTGGATAAGGGCGGTGCCCAAGGTGCAGCTCCCGCAGAAGCAAAAGCTGAAGCTCCTGCTTCAGAGGAAAAAGCGGCTGATACGCCGGCCGAACAGCCTGCAGAGTCTGCTCCCGAAGCGGCTCCCGAGGCTTAA
- the rpoB gene encoding DNA-directed RNA polymerase subunit beta: MFARGQKIDRRYYGKDVPNFMELPNLIDIQIQSYNKFLNKEKKTDETEIEGLESVFHTTFPIESTNEDMALQYLSYSLDYDSIKFSEIECKQKGLTYSVPLKAEIDLFFKETKEIRRKNIYMGDIPLMTERGTFIINGAERVVVSQIHRSPGVIFSHEKGVYSSRIIPYRGTWLEFEIDQKKELIYAKLDSKKRILGTIFLRALGYDTREKIIDLFYKTKTAKISPDRTEYEELIGQVLARDVFVKGEDGEKRKMHQAGEKIHPHNIDDLIQSGVKKITIIDFKGKDSLDSQIIINCFEREEIKYTPDPAVNDEPTVEDALNAVYSVIRPGDPITYENAKEDLHNMFFTARRYDIGKVGRYKLNKKFDYPDEVQGTTLIEEDIFKTMKFLIKVYIGEESIDDIDHLGNRRIRSVGEIMTDVLKKAFSRMERIARDRMSSKEMDTIKPQDLISIKPIVAAIKEFFGASQLSQFMDQVNPLAELTHKRRLNALGPGGLSRDRAGFEVREVHYTHYGRMCPIETPEGPNIGLIVSMANYARVNEYGFLEAPYVKVVNGVATREIEYLSAMDEDKYFIGQVSSAIGKDGKINTDQVSCRKLGDYTSISPKDIQYMDVSPKQIISVSASLIPFLEHDDANRALMGSNMQRQAVPLVFPEPPRVGTGMEKKCAYDSGVLVKAKRSGKVEFVSSDTIIIAPEKGKNKEDKDEYTLLKYQRTNQETCYHQRPIVNVGDTVKAGQPIADGPATYNGELALGRNILVGFVPWNGYNYEDAILISRRVVKEDMFTSIHIKELSTDVRETKLGAEKMTCDIPNKSEKSLDDLDSEGIIRIGSKVKPGDILVGKVTPKSESDTTPEFKLLNSIFGEKAKEVRDTSLRVPHGTEGTVIDVQRLKRDQGDDLSPGVDEVVKVLIATKRKLREGDKMAGRHGNKGLVARILPEEDMPYMEDGTPLDICLNPLGVPSRMNIGQILESELGLAGLKLNEWYESPVFESPSMEQIEAKLKEAGYPTSSKVKLRDGLTGRLFENEVFVGVIYFLKLAHLVDDKMHARSTGPYSLVTQQPLGGKAQFGGQRLGEMEVWALEAYGAANTLQELITIKSDDMHGRSKIYESIVKGEPSSSAGIPESFNVLVQELRGLALDFTIYDAKGQQIPLTERDEELIKREKTSTNF, encoded by the coding sequence ATGTTTGCAAGAGGTCAAAAAATAGATCGAAGGTATTACGGTAAGGATGTTCCGAATTTTATGGAGCTTCCTAATCTCATCGATATTCAGATTCAATCTTACAATAAATTTTTAAACAAAGAAAAAAAGACAGATGAGACCGAGATTGAGGGCTTAGAATCGGTATTCCATACAACTTTTCCTATCGAAAGTACAAATGAAGACATGGCTTTGCAATATCTATCCTATTCTCTCGATTATGATAGTATTAAATTTTCTGAAATTGAATGCAAACAAAAGGGACTTACTTATTCCGTTCCTTTAAAAGCCGAAATAGACTTATTTTTTAAAGAAACTAAGGAAATTCGCCGCAAAAACATCTACATGGGCGATATTCCTCTGATGACGGAAAGAGGAACCTTTATTATCAACGGAGCGGAAAGGGTTGTAGTTTCTCAGATTCACCGTTCTCCGGGTGTAATCTTTTCGCATGAAAAGGGTGTTTACTCAAGCCGCATTATTCCCTACCGAGGAACATGGCTTGAATTTGAAATAGATCAGAAAAAAGAGCTTATTTATGCAAAGCTTGATAGTAAAAAGCGAATTTTAGGTACGATATTTTTGCGCGCTCTCGGATATGACACAAGAGAAAAAATTATCGACCTTTTCTATAAAACAAAGACAGCAAAAATATCTCCGGATAGGACTGAGTACGAAGAGTTAATCGGTCAGGTACTGGCCAGAGATGTCTTTGTAAAGGGTGAAGACGGCGAAAAGCGTAAGATGCATCAAGCCGGCGAAAAAATTCATCCACACAACATCGACGATTTAATCCAAAGCGGAGTTAAAAAGATAACGATAATCGACTTTAAGGGAAAAGACTCTTTGGATTCTCAGATTATTATCAACTGTTTTGAAAGGGAAGAAATCAAGTATACTCCCGATCCGGCCGTAAACGATGAGCCGACAGTTGAAGATGCTTTAAACGCAGTCTACAGCGTTATCCGTCCCGGAGATCCTATTACCTACGAAAATGCAAAAGAAGACCTGCATAATATGTTCTTTACGGCTCGCCGGTATGATATAGGTAAAGTCGGCCGATATAAATTAAACAAAAAATTCGACTACCCGGATGAGGTGCAAGGTACAACCTTAATTGAAGAAGATATATTTAAGACCATGAAATTTTTGATCAAGGTTTACATAGGTGAAGAAAGCATTGACGATATCGACCACTTAGGAAACAGGCGAATTAGGTCAGTCGGCGAAATTATGACCGATGTTCTAAAAAAAGCCTTTTCCAGAATGGAACGTATTGCCCGTGACAGGATGAGTTCTAAGGAAATGGATACCATCAAGCCTCAGGACTTAATTTCCATTAAGCCCATAGTTGCGGCTATTAAAGAATTCTTCGGAGCAAGCCAGTTGTCCCAGTTTATGGATCAGGTAAACCCCTTGGCCGAACTTACTCATAAGCGCCGTCTTAATGCCTTAGGCCCCGGCGGTCTTTCGCGCGACAGGGCAGGCTTTGAGGTACGAGAAGTTCACTATACCCACTACGGAAGAATGTGCCCGATAGAAACCCCTGAAGGTCCGAACATCGGTCTTATCGTTTCTATGGCAAACTATGCCCGCGTAAATGAATACGGCTTTTTGGAAGCTCCCTATGTAAAGGTTGTAAACGGGGTTGCTACCCGCGAAATCGAGTACTTGTCTGCAATGGATGAAGACAAGTATTTTATCGGACAGGTTTCTTCCGCTATCGGAAAGGACGGAAAGATCAATACGGATCAAGTTTCGTGCCGAAAACTTGGAGACTATACTTCAATAAGCCCGAAAGATATTCAGTACATGGATGTTTCGCCTAAACAGATTATATCCGTTTCGGCTTCTCTAATTCCCTTCCTTGAACATGACGACGCTAACCGTGCCCTCATGGGCTCTAACATGCAGCGTCAGGCTGTTCCTTTAGTTTTCCCCGAACCTCCGCGAGTCGGAACCGGTATGGAAAAAAAGTGCGCCTATGATTCGGGCGTTTTGGTTAAGGCAAAAAGATCGGGAAAGGTTGAGTTTGTTTCTTCCGATACGATTATCATAGCCCCCGAAAAGGGAAAAAATAAAGAAGACAAGGACGAATATACTCTCTTAAAATATCAAAGGACGAACCAAGAAACCTGTTACCATCAGCGCCCCATCGTCAATGTAGGCGATACGGTCAAGGCAGGCCAGCCCATAGCTGACGGTCCTGCAACCTATAACGGAGAATTGGCCCTAGGCCGAAATATCCTCGTAGGATTCGTTCCTTGGAACGGTTATAACTATGAAGACGCTATCTTAATTTCACGCAGGGTCGTAAAAGAAGATATGTTCACTTCTATCCATATAAAAGAGCTTTCAACCGATGTTCGGGAAACAAAGCTGGGTGCCGAAAAGATGACCTGCGATATTCCGAATAAGTCCGAAAAGAGCTTGGACGACCTCGACAGCGAAGGTATTATCCGCATCGGCTCTAAGGTAAAGCCCGGAGATATCCTTGTCGGAAAGGTTACTCCTAAAAGCGAAAGCGATACAACCCCCGAATTTAAGCTCCTTAATTCTATCTTCGGTGAAAAGGCTAAGGAAGTTCGGGATACATCTCTGCGTGTTCCCCACGGAACCGAGGGAACTGTTATCGATGTTCAGCGCTTAAAGAGGGATCAGGGAGATGACTTGAGCCCCGGTGTAGATGAAGTTGTAAAGGTCTTGATCGCTACAAAACGAAAACTTCGCGAGGGAGACAAGATGGCAGGACGCCACGGAAACAAGGGTCTTGTAGCCAGAATCCTCCCCGAAGAAGATATGCCCTACATGGAAGACGGAACACCTCTTGATATTTGTCTAAACCCGCTCGGTGTTCCTTCCCGAATGAATATCGGCCAGATTTTGGAATCGGAGCTGGGACTTGCAGGATTAAAATTGAATGAGTGGTACGAGTCTCCGGTTTTTGAGTCTCCCAGTATGGAACAGATTGAAGCGAAGCTTAAAGAAGCCGGCTATCCTACCAGCTCTAAGGTAAAACTCCGAGACGGCTTAACCGGCCGCCTCTTTGAAAACGAGGTATTTGTCGGGGTTATCTACTTCTTAAAGCTGGCTCACTTGGTAGACGACAAGATGCACGCCCGATCAACAGGCCCCTATTCTCTTGTTACCCAGCAGCCCTTGGGCGGTAAGGCTCAATTCGGCGGTCAGCGCTTGGGAGAAATGGAAGTTTGGGCACTTGAGGCTTACGGTGCAGCCAACACCTTGCAGGAGCTTATCACAATCAAGTCCGACGATATGCACGGACGATCTAAAATATATGAATCCATCGTTAAGGGCGAGCCTTCAAGCTCTGCCGGTATCCCCGAATCCTTTAACGTATTGGTACAGGAATTAAGAGGTTTAGCTCTCGACTTTACAATCTATGATGCAAAGGGTCAGCAGATTCCTTTAACCGAAAGGGATGAAGAGCTAATTAAACGCGAAAAAACAAGTACTAACTTTTAA
- a CDS encoding HlyD family secretion protein, protein MKSILYVEDLTYTGEVLQEQKTGVFSSVISIICLLAICTAVWLILGQKEEVVRASGMVRPIENLSFVKAFTAGKIQNIHFTSGQYVEKGTVLLNIDDTVAQKERQNLEDLMLKIEQKIKDIEACIESAEKNLMLVPFERKIAYKRMENYFSGKINLEKALELNSKALKEEKALPGFSLASKKLELLNLNVEKSKRDLDQYKNSFFHSLLNEKEALELQKENLSNSLFKIEESLKFFTVYAPISGEVQEISSLNCGDNVFSGQEILKIVPSSSENIRVVLKLPSSKAGLVKEAMKVRLKFPAFPHHEFGSLDGQVETILPDVFLGAKSSEYAVFVKLNGNTLPDKKGMAHFLKVGLDAEASIITETGSILSFILKRLEVK, encoded by the coding sequence ATGAAATCCATCTTATATGTTGAAGATTTAACTTATACCGGCGAGGTGCTTCAAGAGCAAAAAACCGGGGTTTTCAGTTCCGTAATTTCAATTATCTGCCTTCTGGCTATTTGTACCGCTGTTTGGCTTATTTTGGGACAAAAGGAAGAAGTTGTAAGGGCTTCAGGAATGGTACGGCCTATCGAAAATCTTTCCTTTGTAAAAGCCTTTACGGCAGGGAAGATACAAAATATTCACTTTACCTCAGGCCAATATGTCGAAAAAGGGACTGTTCTTTTAAACATTGACGATACGGTTGCTCAAAAGGAAAGGCAAAACCTTGAAGATCTGATGCTAAAAATCGAACAAAAAATTAAAGATATTGAAGCTTGTATTGAAAGTGCGGAAAAAAACTTAATGCTTGTTCCATTTGAAAGAAAAATAGCTTATAAGCGGATGGAAAATTACTTTTCGGGAAAAATAAATTTGGAAAAAGCTCTGGAGCTAAACTCCAAGGCTCTTAAAGAAGAAAAAGCTCTTCCCGGCTTTAGTTTGGCAAGTAAAAAACTTGAGCTTCTCAATTTAAATGTTGAAAAAAGTAAAAGAGACTTGGATCAGTATAAAAATTCTTTTTTTCATTCTCTTCTGAACGAAAAAGAAGCCTTAGAGCTTCAAAAAGAAAATTTAAGTAATTCCCTTTTTAAAATAGAAGAAAGTTTAAAATTTTTTACTGTCTATGCTCCGATTTCGGGCGAGGTGCAGGAAATTTCATCCCTTAACTGCGGGGATAATGTTTTTAGCGGCCAGGAAATATTAAAGATTGTGCCTTCTTCAAGTGAAAACATTAGGGTTGTGCTAAAACTGCCTTCTTCAAAAGCCGGACTTGTAAAAGAAGCTATGAAGGTTCGTTTAAAATTTCCTGCCTTTCCACACCACGAATTCGGCAGTCTTGACGGGCAGGTAGAAACCATCCTTCCCGATGTTTTTTTGGGAGCAAAAAGTTCCGAATATGCCGTCTTTGTAAAATTAAATGGTAATACCTTGCCGGACAAAAAGGGTATGGCTCATTTTTTAAAAGTCGGATTGGATGCCGAGGCATCAATAATCACCGAAACAGGGTCTATCCTGTCATTTATACTAAAAAGATTGGAGGTAAAATGA
- the rpmG gene encoding 50S ribosomal protein L33 gives MAKKTAVELIALQCSECKRRNYTTSKNRKNVQGKLELMKYCSFDRKHTLHKETKIK, from the coding sequence ATGGCTAAAAAGACAGCTGTAGAGCTCATAGCTCTTCAATGCAGCGAATGTAAGAGAAGAAATTATACTACATCTAAGAACAGAAAAAATGTTCAGGGTAAGCTTGAATTGATGAAGTATTGTTCTTTTGATCGCAAGCATACATTGCATAAGGAAACAAAGATAAAGTAG
- the rplL gene encoding 50S ribosomal protein L7/L12, translating into MAALTNEQIIEAIGEKTILELSELIKAMEEKFGVTAAAPVAVVAGGAAGGGASEEEKTEFTVTLKGLSDPGKKIGVIKEVRNVVPGLGLKEAKELVEGAPKVLKEDVSKEEAAKIKEAITAAGGEVEIA; encoded by the coding sequence ATGGCAGCATTAACAAATGAACAAATTATTGAAGCAATCGGCGAAAAAACGATTCTCGAACTTTCCGAGCTTATCAAGGCCATGGAAGAAAAATTCGGTGTAACAGCCGCTGCTCCCGTTGCAGTAGTTGCAGGCGGAGCTGCAGGAGGCGGAGCCTCTGAAGAAGAGAAAACAGAATTCACTGTTACTCTTAAAGGACTTTCCGATCCCGGTAAAAAGATCGGTGTTATTAAAGAAGTTCGAAACGTTGTTCCCGGCCTCGGCTTGAAAGAAGCTAAAGAGCTCGTTGAAGGAGCTCCGAAAGTCCTTAAAGAAGATGTTTCTAAAGAAGAAGCAGCCAAAATTAAGGAAGCTATTACAGCCGCCGGCGGTGAAGTTGAAATTGCTTAA
- the rplK gene encoding 50S ribosomal protein L11: MAKKKVVTQIKLQCPAGKATPAPPVGPALGPHGVSAPQFVQQFNDRTKSMEPGLVIPVVITVYADKSFTFILKTPPASVLIKKACKIEKGSATSVTAKVGKLSKAALEEIAKTKMPDINANDIEAAKKIIAGTARSMGVEVER, from the coding sequence ATGGCAAAGAAAAAGGTTGTGACACAGATTAAACTTCAGTGTCCCGCAGGAAAAGCAACTCCTGCGCCGCCTGTAGGCCCGGCTCTAGGTCCGCACGGTGTAAGTGCGCCTCAGTTTGTACAGCAGTTTAATGACCGTACAAAGTCCATGGAGCCCGGTTTGGTTATCCCCGTTGTTATTACGGTATATGCCGATAAGAGTTTTACTTTTATCCTCAAAACACCGCCGGCATCGGTTTTAATCAAAAAAGCCTGTAAGATTGAAAAAGGTTCTGCCACATCGGTTACTGCAAAAGTTGGGAAACTTTCAAAGGCCGCATTGGAAGAAATCGCAAAAACAAAGATGCCCGATATCAATGCAAACGACATTGAAGCTGCAAAGAAAATAATTGCAGGAACTGCACGAAGTATGGGTGTAGAGGTGGAGCGCTAG
- the nusG gene encoding transcription termination/antitermination protein NusG produces the protein MAKAWYILHTYSGYENKIERTIRTLIEKGLISADFVTDVKIPEELVIENKGGKKRNVKRKFLPGYMLVEMNLPDLGWKSVCSEIRKIQGVTGFLGTAGNEKPQPISPDEAKEILQKTGEIKGDKNIRVIQNFSEGQHVKIIEGAFASFTGVIDEVMADKNKLRVMVAIFGRTTPVEVEMSQAEII, from the coding sequence ATGGCTAAGGCTTGGTACATTCTTCATACCTATTCGGGATATGAGAATAAAATTGAAAGAACAATACGTACTCTGATAGAAAAAGGGCTTATTTCTGCAGATTTCGTTACAGATGTAAAGATACCTGAAGAACTTGTAATTGAAAATAAGGGCGGAAAAAAACGCAATGTTAAACGCAAGTTTCTTCCCGGTTATATGCTGGTAGAAATGAATCTTCCCGATCTCGGCTGGAAAAGTGTTTGCTCCGAAATCCGTAAAATTCAAGGTGTTACAGGCTTCTTGGGAACAGCGGGAAATGAAAAACCTCAGCCTATTTCTCCCGATGAAGCTAAAGAAATCCTACAAAAAACAGGGGAAATTAAGGGCGACAAGAATATCCGAGTTATTCAGAATTTCAGTGAAGGACAGCATGTTAAAATCATCGAAGGCGCTTTTGCCTCGTTTACCGGCGTTATCGATGAAGTTATGGCAGATAAAAATAAGTTAAGAGTTATGGTAGCGATCTTCGGCCGTACTACACCGGTCGAAGTCGAAATGTCTCAAGCCGAAATCATTTAA